A single window of Eucalyptus grandis isolate ANBG69807.140 chromosome 1, ASM1654582v1, whole genome shotgun sequence DNA harbors:
- the LOC104433699 gene encoding choline-phosphate cytidylyltransferase 2, producing the protein MENQAPPLPPSFPAAASASPPPPPPEQETATADAGAADPMPSSKPVRVYADGIYDLFHFGHARALEQAKKSFPNTYLLVGCCNDEITHKFKGKTVMTEDERYESLRHCKWVDEVIPDAPWVVTKEFLDKHNIDFVAHDALPYADTSGAGNDVYEFVKAIGKFKETKRTEGISTSDIIMRIVKDYNQYVMRNLDRGYSRKDLGVSYVKEKRLRVNMRLKKLHEKVREQQERIQTVAKTAGMHRNEWVENADRWVAGFLEMFEEGCHKMGTAIKDRIQESIRSQLLRDSDGLLQNGRDDDDNTDEDDEYFDDYGQEEYYDNNEYYEEKVEEVQKKS; encoded by the exons ATGGAGAACCAGGCGCCACCGCTCCCTCCTTCCttccccgccgccgcctccgcctcgccgccaccgccacctccgGAGCAGGAGACCGCCACCGCCGACGCCGGTGCCGCCGATCCCATGCCTTCGAGCAAGCCCGTACGCGTCTACGCCGACGGCATCTACGATCTCTTCCACTTCGGCCACGCCCGCGCCCTCGAGCAAGCCAAGAAATC GTTTCCGAATACTTACTTGCTCGTCGGTTGCTGCAACGATGAGATCACCCACAAGTTCAAGGGCAAGACCGTCATGACGGAAGATGAGCGCTACGAATCGCTTCGCCATTGCAA ATGGGTAGATGAAGTTATTCCGGACGCTCCTTGGGTGGTCACGAAAGAGTTTCTCGATAAGCACAACATCGATTTCGTAGCCCATGACGCACTTCC TTATGCTGACACCAGTGGAGCTGGAAACGACGTATATGAATTT GTCAAAGCTATTGGGAAATTTAAAGAAACCAAGCGCACTGAAGGGATTTCTACATCGGACATCATAATGAGGATCGTCAAAGACTACAACCAATATGTGATGCGGAACTTGGACAGGGGCTATTCAAGAAAAGATCTTGGTGTTAGCTATGTGAAG GAAAAGCGACTGCGGGTGAATATGAGACTAAAGAAGCTTCATGAAAAAGTGAGGGAACAGCAAGAGAGG ATTCAAACTGTGGCGAAAACTGCTGGCATGCATAGGAATGAGTGGGTTGAAAATGCTGATCGCTGGGTTGCTGGATTTCTCGAAATGTTTGAAGAAGGTTGCCATAAGATG GGCACGGCCATCAAGGATAGGATCCAGGAAAGCATAAGGAGTCAGCTATTGAGAGATTCTGATGGCCTGTTGCAGAACGGGAGGGATGATGATGACAACACCGATGAAGATGACGAGTACTTTGATGACTATGGACAGGAAGAGTATTATGATAACAACGAATATTACGAAGAGAAAGTGGAGGAAGTGCAGAAAAAGAGCTAA